Proteins from a single region of Paramormyrops kingsleyae isolate MSU_618 chromosome 9, PKINGS_0.4, whole genome shotgun sequence:
- the hormad1 gene encoding HORMA domain-containing protein 1 isoform X2, whose amino-acid sequence MACVQHARTDQITQILPNVVTTEQQSLVLVKKLLAIAVSCITYLRGLFPEKAYGSKYVEEQKVMILREEKSCPGASQIVQWLYGCFDALQKKYLRMVVLSIYTDPENPQKVTECYQFKIQYTENGPEMDSESHTNRKMMKMGLGDTRKASILLVRKLYTLMQNLGPLPDKVFLNMKLSYYDEVTPQDYQPPGFKDADSNSMLFEKEPVHLTMGNVVTPFHTLKVDVTTEMERLEKIDNEELECEQKCTIKMAEETHAFVNNILPAVENHSPFEMDKNKNQVDIPGANLSCQENEKIINKRLDYSKHSKTDFQVRKTADVEMAVRRTRSGRVIYPPSNFVFPCSQEEAIIPKRRKFSEPKESY is encoded by the exons ATGGCTTGTGTGCAGCACGCCAGGACTGATCAG ATTACACAGATTCTGCCAAATGTAGTTACAACGGAGCAGCAGTCCTTGGTGCTTGTGAAGAAATTGCTGGCCATAGCAGTTTCCTGTATCACTTACCTTAGGGGCCTGTTTCCAGAAAAAGCATATGGAAGCAAATATGTAGAAG AGCAAAAAGTGATGATACTGAGAGAAGAGAAGAGCTGCCCAGGGGCTAGTCAGATTGTACAGTG GTTGTATGGGTGCTTTGATGCCCTTCAGAAAAAATAT TTGCGAATGGTAGTCCTCTCT ATTTATACTGATCCAGAAAACCCCCAG AAAGTTACAGAATGCTACCAGTTTAAAATTCAATACACCGAAAATGGGCCTGAAATGGACTCTGAAAG tcaCACCAACAGGAAAATGATGAAGATGGGCTTAGGTGACACACGGAAAGCCAGCATCCTGCTTGTGCGTAAGCTGTATACATTGATGCAGAATCTGGGACCTCTGCCTGATAAGGTCTTCCTTAATATGAAGCTGTCCTACTATGATGAAG TAACCCCTCAAGACTATCAGCCTCCTGGCTTCAAGGATGCAGACAGCAACAGCATGTTGTTTGAGAAGGAACCTGTTCACCTCACCATGGGGAATGTAGTTACTCCCTTCCATACCTTGAAGGTGGATGTTACTACAGAGATGGAAAGGCTGGAAAAG ATAGATAATGAAGAGCTTGAATGTGAGCAGAAATGTACCATTAAGATGGCAGAGGAGACGCATGCTTTCGTAAACAACATTCTGCCTGCGGTTGAG AATCACTCACCCTTTGAAATGGACAAGAACAAAAATCAGGTTGACATCCCAG GTGCAAATCTGAGTTGccaagaaaatgaaaaaatcaTTAATAAGAGATTGGATTATTCAAAGCATTCTAAG ACGGATTTCCAAGTAAGGAAGACGGCAGATGTTGAAATGGCAGTCAGAAGAACAAGGAGTGGAAGAGTCATTTATCCTCCTTCG AACTTTGTCTTCCCCTGCAGCCAAGAGGAAGCCATCATACCAAAGAGGCGCAAATTCAGTGAGCCAAAGGAGAGCTACTGA
- the hormad1 gene encoding HORMA domain-containing protein 1 isoform X3, giving the protein MACVQHARTDQITQILPNVVTTEQQSLVLVKKLLAIAVSCITYLRGLFPEKAYGSKYVEEQKVMILREEKSCPGASQIVQWLYGCFDALQKKYKVTECYQFKIQYTENGPEMDSESHTNRKMMKMGLGDTRKASILLVRKLYTLMQNLGPLPDKVFLNMKLSYYDEVTPQDYQPPGFKDADSNSMLFEKEPVHLTMGNVVTPFHTLKVDVTTEMERLEKIDNEELECEQKCTIKMAEETHAFVNNILPAVENHSPFEMDKNKNQVDIPEGANLSCQENEKIINKRLDYSKHSKTDFQVRKTADVEMAVRRTRSGRVIYPPSNFVFPCSQEEAIIPKRRKFSEPKESY; this is encoded by the exons ATGGCTTGTGTGCAGCACGCCAGGACTGATCAG ATTACACAGATTCTGCCAAATGTAGTTACAACGGAGCAGCAGTCCTTGGTGCTTGTGAAGAAATTGCTGGCCATAGCAGTTTCCTGTATCACTTACCTTAGGGGCCTGTTTCCAGAAAAAGCATATGGAAGCAAATATGTAGAAG AGCAAAAAGTGATGATACTGAGAGAAGAGAAGAGCTGCCCAGGGGCTAGTCAGATTGTACAGTG GTTGTATGGGTGCTTTGATGCCCTTCAGAAAAAATAT AAAGTTACAGAATGCTACCAGTTTAAAATTCAATACACCGAAAATGGGCCTGAAATGGACTCTGAAAG tcaCACCAACAGGAAAATGATGAAGATGGGCTTAGGTGACACACGGAAAGCCAGCATCCTGCTTGTGCGTAAGCTGTATACATTGATGCAGAATCTGGGACCTCTGCCTGATAAGGTCTTCCTTAATATGAAGCTGTCCTACTATGATGAAG TAACCCCTCAAGACTATCAGCCTCCTGGCTTCAAGGATGCAGACAGCAACAGCATGTTGTTTGAGAAGGAACCTGTTCACCTCACCATGGGGAATGTAGTTACTCCCTTCCATACCTTGAAGGTGGATGTTACTACAGAGATGGAAAGGCTGGAAAAG ATAGATAATGAAGAGCTTGAATGTGAGCAGAAATGTACCATTAAGATGGCAGAGGAGACGCATGCTTTCGTAAACAACATTCTGCCTGCGGTTGAG AATCACTCACCCTTTGAAATGGACAAGAACAAAAATCAGGTTGACATCCCAG AAGGTGCAAATCTGAGTTGccaagaaaatgaaaaaatcaTTAATAAGAGATTGGATTATTCAAAGCATTCTAAG ACGGATTTCCAAGTAAGGAAGACGGCAGATGTTGAAATGGCAGTCAGAAGAACAAGGAGTGGAAGAGTCATTTATCCTCCTTCG AACTTTGTCTTCCCCTGCAGCCAAGAGGAAGCCATCATACCAAAGAGGCGCAAATTCAGTGAGCCAAAGGAGAGCTACTGA
- the hormad1 gene encoding HORMA domain-containing protein 1 isoform X1 produces the protein MACVQHARTDQITQILPNVVTTEQQSLVLVKKLLAIAVSCITYLRGLFPEKAYGSKYVEEQKVMILREEKSCPGASQIVQWLYGCFDALQKKYLRMVVLSIYTDPENPQKVTECYQFKIQYTENGPEMDSESHTNRKMMKMGLGDTRKASILLVRKLYTLMQNLGPLPDKVFLNMKLSYYDEVTPQDYQPPGFKDADSNSMLFEKEPVHLTMGNVVTPFHTLKVDVTTEMERLEKIDNEELECEQKCTIKMAEETHAFVNNILPAVENHSPFEMDKNKNQVDIPEGANLSCQENEKIINKRLDYSKHSKTDFQVRKTADVEMAVRRTRSGRVIYPPSNFVFPCSQEEAIIPKRRKFSEPKESY, from the exons ATGGCTTGTGTGCAGCACGCCAGGACTGATCAG ATTACACAGATTCTGCCAAATGTAGTTACAACGGAGCAGCAGTCCTTGGTGCTTGTGAAGAAATTGCTGGCCATAGCAGTTTCCTGTATCACTTACCTTAGGGGCCTGTTTCCAGAAAAAGCATATGGAAGCAAATATGTAGAAG AGCAAAAAGTGATGATACTGAGAGAAGAGAAGAGCTGCCCAGGGGCTAGTCAGATTGTACAGTG GTTGTATGGGTGCTTTGATGCCCTTCAGAAAAAATAT TTGCGAATGGTAGTCCTCTCT ATTTATACTGATCCAGAAAACCCCCAG AAAGTTACAGAATGCTACCAGTTTAAAATTCAATACACCGAAAATGGGCCTGAAATGGACTCTGAAAG tcaCACCAACAGGAAAATGATGAAGATGGGCTTAGGTGACACACGGAAAGCCAGCATCCTGCTTGTGCGTAAGCTGTATACATTGATGCAGAATCTGGGACCTCTGCCTGATAAGGTCTTCCTTAATATGAAGCTGTCCTACTATGATGAAG TAACCCCTCAAGACTATCAGCCTCCTGGCTTCAAGGATGCAGACAGCAACAGCATGTTGTTTGAGAAGGAACCTGTTCACCTCACCATGGGGAATGTAGTTACTCCCTTCCATACCTTGAAGGTGGATGTTACTACAGAGATGGAAAGGCTGGAAAAG ATAGATAATGAAGAGCTTGAATGTGAGCAGAAATGTACCATTAAGATGGCAGAGGAGACGCATGCTTTCGTAAACAACATTCTGCCTGCGGTTGAG AATCACTCACCCTTTGAAATGGACAAGAACAAAAATCAGGTTGACATCCCAG AAGGTGCAAATCTGAGTTGccaagaaaatgaaaaaatcaTTAATAAGAGATTGGATTATTCAAAGCATTCTAAG ACGGATTTCCAAGTAAGGAAGACGGCAGATGTTGAAATGGCAGTCAGAAGAACAAGGAGTGGAAGAGTCATTTATCCTCCTTCG AACTTTGTCTTCCCCTGCAGCCAAGAGGAAGCCATCATACCAAAGAGGCGCAAATTCAGTGAGCCAAAGGAGAGCTACTGA
- the ensab gene encoding endosulfine alpha b → MSLENQESEAQLESEEEKQDSQEKNSNPVKAEEAKLKAKYPNLGQKPGGSDFLMKRLQKGQKYFDSGDYNMAKAKMKNKQLPATGPDKNLVTGDHIPTPQDLPQRKSSLVTSKLAG, encoded by the exons ATGTCCTTGGAAAACCAGGAGTCTGAGGCTCAGCTGGAGTCCGAAGAGGAAAAACAG GATTCCCAGGAAAAGAACTCCAACCCAGTGAAAGCAGAGGAGGCCAAGCTAAAAGCCAAGTACCCCAACCTGGGGCAGAAGCCGGGGGGGTCTGACTTCTTGATGAAGAGACTACAAAAGGGT CAAAAGTACTTCGACTCGGGCGACTACAACATGGCCAAGGCGAAGATGAAGAACAAGCAGCTGCCCGCCACTGGGCCAGACAAAAACTTGGTGACAGGGGATCACATTCCCACACCGCAAGACCTGCCCCAGAGGAAATCGTCACTGGTGACCAGCAAGCTGGCAGGCTAG